The genomic segment ATCACTACCCAAATAGCTAAACCATTCCCTCTGGTCGCCCTCAGATCGCCCGTCTTTTGATGTTATCAACTCGATGTGCCTCAAATTGGAACATGATCGTACTAAAAGCTCGCATAATCTCAGGAAATTTTGACACTGAAAAAAAAGATGTTAGATTTTCGTATTTTATCTATTCAtttgttatcaatattttgGTGACAgagaatataaaactttaaaatcagTATCTTATTTTCGACAGTCCATATAACTCCGATATGGTCTAGTGGCTAGGATACCTGGCTCTCACCCAGGAGGctcgggttcgattcccggtatCGGAAgtactattttttctttttttacttttacttcattttaataaaaaaaaaaataacatgataatatttggaattacattttttggataagtatatacttttcaatgaaaataatgtttaacaaaaaatattactcataCAAAAGTCATGTTACAGAACATATAAAGGGAaaggtttttctttttttttagtttcacttTCCTTTATGCCATATTAATTCCCATAACATTATGTTGAGCATgatctgatggtgcacccagaaTTGGGTCCCAACTGCTCAACAGTTTACTACAATCTCATGAtctttgtcacgcattgaatgtttgcataggtaggtactaaaagAACTTAAGTAGGTAATCCCTTGAATTACTGTGTaggttgatttttattaaagcaaataaaaaatattaaatgaaccTATTTGGTAGTGTTTATGTCTAGTTTGTAGTCTGTCTAATACAACTTTGGTAAATTCCATTCTGgatcaattatttttgtctgtttggATGACTTATCAACAATTTGGTGACCTGATAGTGTATATAAAGCTGCAGGTAAACAGCTAGTACTATAAAAGATATAAGTACTATAGAATCAATGGAGAACCTGAACAAATACAACGAAACAACAGAGTGATCAGAGTGTGTCCATACTGGTCGGACACCGTTTGAATAGCCATCCCAACTCGACAAGAAGTATGACCCGATAAGAGAAACAGAACTATAGCTATAGAAAAATAGTACCTGATGAAAGCTCCTAATGTAAGGATCTTCAACAATCACAAATTGTACATCCTCATCCAAAAACCGACCAAACAGAGCCTTGTAGCTGTGTCCTGTAGAATTATTCTCAATGTGCACTTGTTCATGGAACTTTCCCTCATCTTTCTGCTGTATTACAAGCTTCTTTATCGCTTCTGCACGTTTCATATATTCCTCAACCTTTGTCCTAAGGTAACTCCTAATGTTATCATCAGTCTCATCTGAAAAGCATAGGctgattcataatatttatctttgttaTGCTATTATGATATGCTGTTTAAGTTTtaatggaatatatttttaggtatgTAGATCGGAATTTATATTAACTATGCTGATCTACATAGAAAaatctttgtaataaaaaatcaaacaacaaAGTTGGCTTAgatacaaacttttaattttatccacTAAAATCTGAAGGCCTTCTTGATAGCAAACTAGTGCCTCCGTATATCGTTTCTTGGTATCTAATTCCACA from the Plodia interpunctella isolate USDA-ARS_2022_Savannah chromosome 20, ilPloInte3.2, whole genome shotgun sequence genome contains:
- the LOC128678551 gene encoding MIT domain-containing protein 1-like, with translation MNIESAAINIIKRGVELDTKKRYTEALVCYQEGLQILVDKIKNETDDNIRSYLRTKVEEYMKRAEAIKKLVIQQKDEGKFHEQVHIENNSTGHSYKALFGRFLDEDVQFVIVEDPYIRSFHQCQNFLRLCELLVRSCSNLRHIELITSKDGRSEGDQREWFSYLGSDLLKYRVKLIVKYSDTLHDRQIILSSGWIIKIGRGLDFFKAPDNKFCLGVYDMDLRPCHETTVDIVHSKNVKQSYG